The Anaeromyxobacter sp. Fw109-5 genomic interval ATGATGATCGACACGTCGAACGGGGTGTTGAAGCCCGTCGGCGAGTTGAACGCCTTCTTGAGCAGCGTGTTGATCTCCCAGGTCTTGCGATCGAGGGGATCGCTCGTCCGCTGGACCGGCGCCGCCACGCCGTTGTTGTCCGGGAGGTAGCCGAGGAGCCGCACCGCCTGGCGCAGCGCGGCGAGCTCGTCCGCGACGGTCAGATCCGCCACGCCGGAGGCGCCGTGGACCTTCGGCCCGCCGAGGTCCTCGGGCGAGATGTCCTCCCCGAGCACCGACTTCACCACGCCCGGGCCGGTGAGGCCGAAGAAGGTGTCGGCCGGCTGGATCACGAAGCTGCCCTGGCGCGGCAGGTAGGAGCCGCCCCCGGCGTTGAAGCCGAACATGCACATGATCGAGGGGACGACGCCGCTGATCTTGCGGAGCGCCGTGAACGCCTCGGCGTAGCCGTCGAGGCCGCCGACCCCGGCCGGCACGTAGGCGCCGGCGCTGTCGTTCATGCCGATGAGGGGGATGCCCTTCTCGCCGGCGAGGCGGAACAGGCGCGCGAGCTTCGAGCCGTTGGTGGCGTCGATCGAGCCCGCGCGGACCGTGAAGTCGTGGCCGTAGACCGCCACGTCGCGCCCGTTGATGTTCAGCACCGCCGTGACGAGGGAGGCGCCGTCGAGGTTCTTGCCCCAGTTCTGGTAGAGGACCATCGGCTCCCTGTCCGAGAGGACCCGGATCCGCTCCCACACCGTCATGCGCCTCTTCGCGTGCTGCTTCTCGATCTGCTCGATGCTGACCGAGCGGATGGGGCGCTGGATGAGGTCGTGCCCCTCCTTCATCGCCTCCTCGTAGCCGCCGGTCTCGCGGGCGATCTCGCCCGGGATGTTGAACTCCACCTTCTCGACGGGATCGAGCGGGTTGGTCAGGATCGGTTTGATCGCCTTCGTTGCCATGGGCTCGGTCCTCTGAACGACGGGGATGAAGTCCGTTGTAAAGCGTGCTGATCGATCCGGTCGCCCGCGGGCGAGCCGCACTCGAGGCAGCGTCGGGAAGTGCGGGATTGTCACAAAGGCGCGCAGGCGCGGGCAAGGGGTCTCGCAGGTTTTGCGTCCCGATTTGCGTGCCCGTCGTGGACCGGTGCGGGCGGATTGCCGCAGCGCGGCATCGGCGGCGCGGCGTGGCCGCAGGTCCGGCACGGCGAGGCCCTGGCCGCTCGCCTACCGCCGTTCCGGCGCGCGCCGCTGCGCGGCTCCGATCAGCTCGCGCCGTCCCCGCGCGGTTCCCGCGCCCGCCCCTCGGCCGTGGCCATCAGCGTGCGTCGCACCGACCCGAAGCGCAGGTAGAGCGCGGGCACGACCAGCATGTTGAGCGCCGTGGAGGTGACGAGGCCGCACAGGATGACGACCGCCATGGGCGTCTCGATCTCGCTGCCGGGCTGTCCGCCGGCGAGCGCGAGCGGCACGAGGCCGAGCCCGGTCGCGAGGGCCGTCATGAGGATGGGCGAGAGCCGCTCGAGCGCGCCGCGGCGAACGGCGGTCTCGGCGTCCGTGACGCCCTCCTGCTCGACGAGGTGCTGGACGTGCGACACGAGCATGAGGCCGTTCCGGGTGGCGATGCCGAAGAGCGTGATGAACCCGATGATGGACGCGACCGACAGGACGCCGCCCGAGAGGTAGACGCCCGCGGCGCCTCCCGCGAGCGCCAGCGGCAGGTTCACCATCACGAGCGCGGAGTCGCGGCCCGACCGGAGCGCCAGGTAGAGGAGCAGGAAGATCCCGGCGATCACGGCGACGCCCAGGAGGACCAGCGTGCGCACCGCCTCCTCGGCGCTCTCGAGCTGGCCGCCGTACTCGACGTGGTAGCCGCGGGGCATCTCCACCGACGCCTCGATCCCGGCGCGGAGGTCGTGGACGACGCTCCCGAGGTCGCGCCCCGCGACGTTGCACATGACGACCACCTTCCGCTGGACGTTCTCGCGCGTCACCATGCTCGGGCCGCGGTCCTTGCGGATCTCGGCGAGGGCGTGGAGCGGGACGCGGGCGCCGGACGGGGTGGCGACGAGGGTCGCGCGGATCGCCTCCAGGTCCGAGAGCGCCGAGCGGTCGTAGCGCACCACCACGTCGAAGCTCGCCTGCCCCTCCAGCACGCGGGAGACGGTGGTCCCCTGGAACGCGGTCTCGATCGACTCCGCCACGTCCCGGATCCGCAGCCCGTGCCGCGCGATCGCGGCGCGGTCGAAGCGGACCGTGAGGAGCGGGATGTCGGGTTGCTGCTCGAGGGACAGGTCGACGACGCCGGGGACGGTGGACATGGCGCCGCGGACCTGCTCGCCGAGCCGGCGCAGCTCCACGAGATCGTCGCCGAAGATCTTCACGGCGACGTTGGCGCGGGTGCCCGACAGCATGTGGTCGATGCGGTGCGAGATGGGCTGCCCGATCGTGACGTTCAAGCCGGGGATCCCCGCGAAGTCCCGCCGGAGGGCGGCGAGGAGCTCCTCCTTCGAGCGGTCCTTCATCCGCAGCCCGACGTCGATCTCGGCGGAGTTCACGTCCTGCGCGTGCTCGTCGAGCTCCGCGCGCCCGGTGCGCCGGGCCGTGGCGACGACCTCGGGGTGCTTCAAGAGCAGCTGCTCGACCATGCCGCCGAGGCGGTTCGACTCCTCGAGCGAGGTGCCCGGCAGGGTGACGGCCGAGAGCGTCAGCGTGCCCTCGTTGAACTCGGGGAGGAAGGCGCGCCCGGCGAGCGCGAGCGCCAGGGCCGCCGCCGCGAGGAGGCCCATCCCGGCCGCCGCGGCGAGCCGCCAGCGCGGGAGGACGCGCCCGAGGAGCGGCTCGTAGCGCGCCTTCAGCCAGTGGACGAGCCTCCCCTCCCGGCTCTCGCGCACCGCGCGCGCGTTCGGGAGGACCGTGAGGCACAGGGCGGGCGTCACCGTGAGGGCCACGAGCAGCGAGGCGGCGAGCGAGACGACGTACGCGAACCCGAGCGGCTGCAGCAGCCGGCCCTCCACCCCCGAGAGGAAGAACAGCGGCAGGAACACCAGGACGATGATGAGCGTCGCGTACACGATGGACCCGCGGATCTCGCGGCTCGCCTCGAAGACGATGCCCAGGTAGTGGAGCTGCCCGCCCCGGCCGCGGTCCTCCCGCAGGCGGCGGACCACGTTCTCGACGTCGATGATGGCGTCGTCGACGAGGGCGCCCACGGCGATCGCCATCCCGCCGAGCGTCATGGTGTTGATGCTCGCGCCGAGCGCCCGCATGGCCAGGATGGCGGTCACGAGCGACAGCGGGATGGCGAGCACCGTGATGCCGGTCGCGCGGGCGCTCGCGAGGAAGAGGAAGACGATGGCGACGACGAGGAGCGCGCCGTCGCGCAGCGCGCCGACCACGTTGCCGATCGCGATCTCGATGAAGTCGGCCTGCCGGAAGATGTGGCGGTCGATCTCCATCCCCTCGGGGAGGGTCTGCTGGATCGCGTCGAGCTCCGCGTCGAGCCGCTTCGTGAGCTCGAGCGTGTTCGCGCCCGGCTGCTTCTGGATGCCGAGCACGACGGCCTGCCTGCCGTCGTGGGAGCCCTCGCCGAGCTTCATGGCGGGGCCGAGCCGCACCTCGCCGAGCTGGCGCACCAGCACGGGCTCCGTCCCGCGCACCGCCACCACGGTCTCGCCGAGATCGGCGGGGGTCCGCACGCGCCCGACGCCGTGGATGAGGAACTGCTGCCCGCCCTCCAGGTAGAAGCCGGCGGAGGCGTTCTCGTTCGTGGCGCGGAGGGCGCGCACGACCTCGTCGGCCGTCAGCCCGTACGCCGACAGCCGGTCCGGCCGGAGCACCACCTGGTACTGCTTGGTGTCGCCGCCGGTCGGGACCACCTGGGAGACGCCGGGCACGGCGAGCAGGCGGCGGCGGATGGTCCAGTCGGCCGTCGTCTTCAGATCCATCGGCGTGTGGCGCTCGGAGGTGAGCGCGATGAACAGGATCTCGCCCATGATCGACGAGACCGGCGCGAGCACCGGCGCGTCGGCCCCGGGGGGCAGCGCCGACTGCGCGAGCTGGAGCTTCTCCGCGACGACCTGGCGCGCCTGGTAGATGTCCGTCCCCCACTCGAACTCGGCCCAGACGATGGCGATCCCGATGCCGCTCGCCGATCGCACGCGGCGCACTCCGGGCGCGCCGTTCAGCGCCGTCTCGATGGGGAAGGCGATCTGGCTCTCCGCCTCCTGGGGGGCCATCCCGTGCGCCTCGGCGATCACGGTGACGGTCGGGGCGGTGAGATCCGGGAAAACGTCCACCGGCATCCGGACCGCGACGACGGACCCCCAGGCGAGGAGGATGCCCGCCCCGAGCAGGACGACCAGCCGGTGCGTGAGGGACCAGCGGATGACGGCGTCGATCATCGTGCGGCCTCTCAGTGCACGTGCCCGTGCTGCGGGATGGCGCCGGAGGACGCGGCCAGCCGGACCTGGTAGGCGCCGCGCGAGACGACGCGCTCGCCGGGCTGCACGCCGGCGAGCACCTGCACGCGCTCGCCGTCCCGCAGCCCGAGGCGGACCGGGCGGCGCTCGAACCGCTCGCCCGAGACCTCCACGAAGACGACCTGCTCGCTGCCGTCGTCCACGACGGCGCTCGCGGGGACGGCGACCGCCTTCACGGGGGGACCGGTGAGGACGTGGACGCGCGCGAACATCCCGACGCGCAGGTCGCGTCCCGCGTTCGGCAGCTCGAGCACGAGCGGCGCCGTCCTGGTCTGCGGGTCGATCACGCCGCCGAAGCCGATCACGCGCCCGCCGCGCTCCGGCGCCACCTCGAACGGCGCCGCGAACCCCTCGACCTCGAACCACGCGCCGGTCGGCTTCCCGATCCTCCCCACGTCGGCCTCGGGGATCTGCACCTCCAGCCAGAGACGATCGAGATCCACGACGTGGATGACCTCGCGGCCCTCCTCGACGAGCGTGCCGGGCGAGGCGCCGATCAGGGCGACCGTCCCCGCGATCGTGGAGCGGAGCATGATCCGGCCCGCGCCGCCGCCGGCGGAGCCCTCGAAGCGCGCCTTGCGCGCCTGCCCTGCCGCGAGCCGGGCCTCGCCCTCCGCGACGGCGCGCCGCGCGTCCTGGACGCGCCGCTCGGGCACCGCCTCGGCGGAGGCGAGCTCCTCGAGCCGCGCCAGGTCCTTCCGGGCGAGCTCGAGGTCGAGCCGCGCCTGCGTGACCGCCAGCTCGAGCGAGGCGGGATCGGCGTCCCCGCCGACCCTGGGAGCGAGCGCGGCCAGCACCTCTCCCGCGCGCACCTGGCGCCCCACGAACGGGAAGCCCCCGCCCGCGGCGACGAGCCGCCCGGCGACGGGCGCGGCGATCCGAGACTCGCCGTCCGGGCGCGCGCGGAGCGTGCCGTTGGCGAGGACGGACGGACGCAGCTCCGCCTCGGCCGCGGGCGCCGTGGCGAACTCCGTGCGCCACTGCTGCTCCTTCAGGTACGGGACGAGGCCGGGGGCCTCCTCCTCCTCTCCGGCCCCGGCCGCCTCGGCGACGGTGACGAACACCTGGACCTCGCCGAGGTCGTGCCGGTCGGTGACCCCCGCGCCCTCGACCGTGAGGGCGAGGCGCCTCTTCGCGGCGTGGGCGGGCTTCACCACGGGCCGGAAGATCCCCGCCGGGCTGGGATCCGTCGCCGCGAAGCGCTCGTCGGGCGCGCCGCCGCCGGAGAGGACCACCTCGACGCGTCCCTTCTCGAGCGGCCTGAAGCGCTCGAGATCGTTCAGGTGCGCCGCGAAGCGCGACTCCTCGCCGCGCACCAGCACGGGGAACTCGACGAACAGCTCCGTGCGCTCGCCGAAGTGCGTGATCGACCTGCCGGGCCGCTCCGCCGGCGCGTGGTCCCCGTGGCCGGCGGCTCGGGGGGCGTGATCGTGGTCGTCGCCGCCGCCCGGGCGCTCGCGGCAGGAGGCGAGGGCGCCGAGCAGGGCGAGCGCGAGCAGGGTGCGCGTCATCGGGGAGCTCCTCCGGAGGTGCGGTCGAGATCGATGCGGGCGCGGCGAGCGGCCCACTCCAGCTCCACGAGCGAGAGGTCGGCGTCGAGCGCGGCGCGGTAGCCGTCGATGAGCTCGAGCACGCCGACCTCCCCGCCGCGATACGCGGCCTCGGCGATGCGCAGCAGCGCCGCGGAATCGGCGGCGCCGCTCTCGCGGTAGCGGCCGGCCGCCCCGGCGAGCCGGGTCGCCTCGGCGTGGAGCCCGGCGACGTCCGCGCGGGCGGCGTCGAGGGCGAGGGAGAGCCGCCCGCGCGCCGCGCGGGCACGGGCGTCGCCGCGCAGCCGCTCGTCCTGCCCCCGCGCGAACAGCGGGATGGGAACGGTGATCGCGGCGGCGAACCCCGAGTCGCGCCCGGCGCCGGCCTCGACGGTCTTCACCCCGCCGCCGAGCTCCACCTCCGGGATGAGCCATCGCCCCGCGGCGCGGGCCTCGAGCTCGCCCGCTCGCGCCTCGAGCGCGAGGGCCCTCAGATCCGGGCGCGAGGGGAGCCGCTCGGCGAGCGTCGCGAGCGGGGGCGGCGAGGTCGGCGCGAGGTCGCCGGTCAAGGCGAGCGCCGACGGATCGGTCGCCCCGATCAGCGCCGCGAGCCGGGCGCGGGCGCGGGCGAGCGCGCCCTCCTCGACGTCGAGCCGCCCGAGCGCGGTCAGCCGCTCGCGCTCGACGCGGCGGCGGTCGTAGCCGGCCACGTCGCCGCTCGCCGCCCTGCGCCCCACGGCGGCCGCGACCCCCTCGAGCCGCTCCACGGCCGCCCTCAGGATGCCCACCCGTCGCTCGGACGCGAGCGCGTGCGCGAACGCCCGCCGCGCCTCGGCCTCCACGTCGAGCCGGAGGAGCGCCGCCTCGGCGCCCGCGGCCTCCACGCGGCGCGCCGCCGCGTCGCCGCGGAGCCCGCGGCGGCCGGAGAGGTCGAAGCGCTGAGACAGCACCGCCACGTCCTCCCGCGCGGCCGGGCCGTCGGGGCGAACCTCCTCGTGGGACCACGTCGCTTCTGGGTTCGGCCAGCGGCGCGCGGCGATCTCGTCGGCGCGGGCCAGGTCGACGCGGGCGCCGAGCTCCTCCACGAGAGCCGGGCGCGAGAGGGCGCGGCGCACGGCGTCCTGCTCGTCCAGCGGGGACGGAGCCCCGTCGGCGGCCGCCCGGGAGGCGAGCGCGATCACGGCGACGAGGAAGAACCGAGCGACGGTCGGCTTTTCGGGCACGGGAGATCACCTCGGGCGCGAGCGCGCTCCGCCGTTCAGTGGGGAAGATGGTCGAGGAGCGTCTCCGTCCAGTGATGGACGTGAGGCGCGGCGCCGGCGAGCGCGGCGGCCGCGGCGAGCAGGATCCACGGTAGGTAACGCGGCGCCGCGCCGTCCACGGGCGCCCCGAGCAACGACTCCACCCGGCTCCCCACCTCGGCGCCGCCGAAGGCGAGCCCCGGCGCGGCGAGCGGGTGGGAGGACCCGGCCGCGCGCTCCGCCGCCAGGATCGTCTCTGCCACGAGGACGCGATCCCCGCACGCGCGTGCGGCGGCCTCGTCGCACGCCTGCTCGCAGGCGAGGGCGAGGTCGAAGAGGACCTGGCGGCGCACGGACGGAAGGTGCGCGAGCGAGAGGACCCGGGCGATCGTGACCGCCAGCGCGTCGCGCCGCTCGGCGTGCGCCCGCTCATGGGCGACCACGATCTCGACCTGCGCCGGGCTCAGCCGCTCGAGGAGGGCCGTCGACACGAGGACGCGCGGGCGGAACCAGCCCGCGGTGAGCGCGAAGGCGCGCCGGGACTCGACGACGCCGGCGCCAGAAGGGAGCTCGAGCGAGGCCGCGCCGGCGAGGCGGGCGGCGAGCGCGGCCGTGCGGAGCGCGCGCACGAGCGCCGCGCCCGCGACCGCGGCGAAGCCGCCGAGGCCCAAGGCCCCGGCGAGCCAGGGCCCGCGCGCCGGCAGGTGGTGGAGGCAGAGGTGGACGTGCCCGGCGTGCGCAGGGCAGTGATCGACGGCCAGCCCGAGCACCGCGCCGAGCGACGGCCACAGCGCGAGCGCGAGGAGCGCCGTCGCCGCGGTCGCGGGGGCGGCGGCCCACGCGAGGAGCACGCGCGACCGGAAGGGGGGCGGGAGCGCACGGGTCCGGGTGGCGACGATGCGCTGCGCGAGCGCGGCCGCGGCCGCGACGAGGACGCCGAACCCGAGGAGCGCGACGCCGTTCAGGGCCGCGAGCCGCAGCAGGCCCGTCATCGCCGAGCCTTCTTCCTGTCGGCGATGAGCCGCTCGAGCCGATCGAGGTTCGCCGCGTCCGTCCGCTCGGCGAGGTCGACGAACGCCTCGAGCACCGGCACCGCCTCGCCCTGCAGGAGCCGGGAGACGACCTCCTCCACCACGCGCGCGCCCAGCTCCTCGCGGCTGTGGCACGGCGAGTAGACGTAGGCGTGGCTCACCTTCTCGCGCGCGAGCAGCCCCTTGCGGAACAGCCGCTCCATGGTGGACTGGACGGTGTTGAGCGTGATCCCGCGGCGGGACCCGAGCGTCCGGTGGACGGCCTTCACGTCGCACGACCCGGCCGCCCAGACGTGCTCCAGGACGGCGGTCTCGAGCTCACCGAGCCTTGGGAGGGGAGGCCTCGTCATGCGTGCCGCCGATCTGTCCCACGGCCGAATACCGGTCGTCAATCGGTGTTTCCCGCCTCAGGCCCGCGGCGCGAGCGCGACGCGGGGCCGCGCGCCGTGGCAGCCGCAGTCGAGGCAGCCGTGCTCGGCGCAGGCACCGCAGGAGCGCACGAGCTGACGCCGCAGCGCCCGGCGGGCGCGGTGCAGCCGGACGCCGGCGTTGTTGGGCGTGATCCCGGACGCACGGGCGACGTCGGCGACCGAGCGCCCGTCCAGGTCGACCGCCCGGAGGATCTCGCCGTACTCGGGCCTGAGCGTCGAGACGAGCTCACCCACGCAGGCGCAGATCGCGTCCTCGAGCTCGACGTCGAGCGCGTCGCCCGACTCGCGCCCGTGCCGCTCGAGGGCCCGTCGCTCGGCGCCGCGCCGCCGCACCTCGTCGATCCAGGCGTTGCGCAGCACCCCATGGAACCAGGCCACGATCCCCTCGTCCTCGTCGTCCGGGACGCCCTTCTCGATCGCGCGGGCGTAGGCGGCCTGCAGGACGTCCTCCGCCTGCTCGCGATCGCCGGCGCGGCGCGCGAGCGAGGCGAGGAAGCGGGGGCGGTGGGCGAGGAGGACGCGCTCGGCGCGCTCCGCCAGGGCGCGGTCCTCCACCTCGTCGAGCCGGGGCTCGGTCTCCTTCGGCTGCACCGCGGGCCTCCTCGTCCGGCCAGGGCCGCCGGAGTCCCGATCTGGTAATGGCCGTCGCGCGCTCCCGCAAACCGCCCGCCCGGCGAGGCGTGCCGCGCCGAGGTGTAAGGGTTCGCTCGCTGCTTCGTTAGCGTCGCGAAAGGAGCAGGAATGCGAGCGACCGAGCAGCCCGTCCACGTCCACCCCGCCGCGGAGGGAGGCGCCGAGCGCGTGCGCGACCCGGTGTGCGGCATGTGGGTCGACCCCGCCGCCCCCAGGGGCGGCAGCGCCGAGCACGCGGGGCGCACCCATCACTTCTGCAGCCCGCGGTGCCTCGCCCGCTTTCGCGACGACCCGGCAGCGTTCACCGAGCGCGAACCCGCGCTCCGGCCGGTGCCTCCCCCTGCTCCCGGCGCCGAGTACGTCTGCCCGATGCACCCCGAGGTCGTGCGGGACGCGCCGGGGGACTGCCCGCGCTGCGGGATGGCGCTCGAGCCCCGCACGCCGTCCCTCGAGCAGGGACCGGACCCGGAGCTCGTCTCCATGACGCGGCGGCTCTGGGCGAGCGTGCCGCTCGCGCTCGCGGTCGTCGCCCTCGCGATGTCCGGCACGCTCCCCGGCGATCCGCTCGGCCGGATCGTGCCACCCCGCTGGAACGCCTGGCTCCAGCTCGCCCTGGCGGCGCCGGTGGTGCTGTGGGCCGGCGGGCCGCTCCTCGCCCGCGGCTGGGCGTCGGTGGTGAACCGCCACCTCAACATGTTCACCCTCATCGCCCTCGGGACCCTCGCCGCCTTCGGCTTCAGCGCGGTGGGGACGATCTTCCCCGGCGCGCTCCCGGACGGCTTCGCCGGCCACGACGGCCGCGTGCACCTCTACTTCGAGGCGGCGGCGGCGATCACCGCCCTCGTGCTCCTCGGCCAGGTGCTCGAGCTGCGCGCCCGCCACGCCACGTCCGGCGCCATCCGGGCGCTCCTCGGGCTCGCGCCCGCCACCGCCCGGCGCGTCGGGGCCGACGGGCGAGAGGAGGACGTCACGCTCGACCGCGTCGCGGTGGGCGATCGCCTGCGCGTCCGCCCCGGCGAGAAGGTCCCGGTGGACGGCGCCGTCGTCGAGGGACGGAGCGCGGTGGACGAGGCGATGGTCACCGGGGAGCCCATCCCGGTCGAGAAGGGTCCGGGGGCGAAGGTGACGGGCGGGACGCTCAACGGGACGGGCACGCTCGTCCTGCGCGCCGAGCACGTGGGGCGCGACACCCTCCTCGCCCGCATCGTCCAGCGCGTGGCGGAGGCGCAGCGGAGCCGCGCGCCCATCCAGCGGCTCGCCGACCGCGTCTCGGCCTGGTTCGTGCCGCTCGTCGTGGCCGTCGCGGTCCTCACCGCGCTCGCCTGGGGCCTCGCCGGACCGGAGCCGCGGCTCGCCCACGCCCTCGTGAACGCCGTCGCCGTGCTCATCATCGCGTGCCCCTGCGCGCTCGGGCTCGCGACGCCCATGTCGATCATGGTCGGCACCGGGCGCGGCGCGCTCGCCGGCGTGCTCGTGCGCGACGCCGCCGCGCTCGAGGTGCTCGCCCGGGTGGACACGCTCGTGCTGGACAAGACCGGCACGCTCACCGAAGGCAAGCCGCGCCTGGCCGCCCTCGAGCCCGCCCGCGGCGTCGACGCCGGAGCCCTGCTCCGCCTCGCCGCCAGCGTGGAGCGCGGCAGCGAGCACCCGCTCGCGGCCGCCATCGTGGGCGCCGCCGGGGAGCGCGGCCTCTCCCTCTCGCCCGTCCGCGACTTCGCCTCGGCGACCGGCCAGGGCGTGACGGGCCTCGTGGACGGCGCGCGCGTCGCGCTCGGCAACGCGGCGCTGCTGGCCGCGCGGGGCATCGACGCGGGCCCGCTCGCCGCGCGCGCCGCGGCGCTGCGCGAGGAGGGGCACACGGTGCTGTTCGTGGCGATGGACGGCGAGGCGGCGGGGCTCGTCGCCGTCGCCGACCCGGTGAAGCCGACCACGCCGGAGGCGCTCGCGGCGCTGCGCGCCGAGGGGCTGCGCCTCGTGATGCTGACGGGCGACGGCCGCGCCACCGCGGAGGCGGTCGCGCGGCGGCTGGGCGTCTCCGAGGTCGAGGCGGACGTCGTCCCGGAGCAGAAGGCCGAGGTGGTGCGCCGGCTCCGCGCCGCGGGCGCCGTCGTCGCGATGGCAGGCGACGGCGTCAACGACGCCCCCGCGCTCGCCGAGGCGGACGTCGGGATCGCGATGGGCACCGGGACCGACG includes:
- a CDS encoding acyl-CoA carboxylase subunit beta; translated protein: MATKAIKPILTNPLDPVEKVEFNIPGEIARETGGYEEAMKEGHDLIQRPIRSVSIEQIEKQHAKRRMTVWERIRVLSDREPMVLYQNWGKNLDGASLVTAVLNINGRDVAVYGHDFTVRAGSIDATNGSKLARLFRLAGEKGIPLIGMNDSAGAYVPAGVGGLDGYAEAFTALRKISGVVPSIMCMFGFNAGGGSYLPRQGSFVIQPADTFFGLTGPGVVKSVLGEDISPEDLGGPKVHGASGVADLTVADELAALRQAVRLLGYLPDNNGVAAPVQRTSDPLDRKTWEINTLLKKAFNSPTGFNTPFDVSIIIQQVCDYGDYFEIQPERAREVITAFGRLDGNVVGFVANNSAVASGQIDCDSAVKIARFVRFCNIYNIPIIFMEDTTGFLPGREQEARGIVQAGRSMLDAIVDVRTPRILLILRNAFGGAYASYNNYPTGADLVLALPTTRLAVMGPAGKEFVYKDELRKVRGAAADMVKKGIEQRTAAGMEGPAAKKDAEKEAGEWLKQQEAALNRRYEKELMNPKEGLALGSISSLVMPTDLRKALGENMSFLLRHYKPSPMSGPQREFH
- a CDS encoding efflux RND transporter permease subunit, coding for MIDAVIRWSLTHRLVVLLGAGILLAWGSVVAVRMPVDVFPDLTAPTVTVIAEAHGMAPQEAESQIAFPIETALNGAPGVRRVRSASGIGIAIVWAEFEWGTDIYQARQVVAEKLQLAQSALPPGADAPVLAPVSSIMGEILFIALTSERHTPMDLKTTADWTIRRRLLAVPGVSQVVPTGGDTKQYQVVLRPDRLSAYGLTADEVVRALRATNENASAGFYLEGGQQFLIHGVGRVRTPADLGETVVAVRGTEPVLVRQLGEVRLGPAMKLGEGSHDGRQAVVLGIQKQPGANTLELTKRLDAELDAIQQTLPEGMEIDRHIFRQADFIEIAIGNVVGALRDGALLVVAIVFLFLASARATGITVLAIPLSLVTAILAMRALGASINTMTLGGMAIAVGALVDDAIIDVENVVRRLREDRGRGGQLHYLGIVFEASREIRGSIVYATLIIVLVFLPLFFLSGVEGRLLQPLGFAYVVSLAASLLVALTVTPALCLTVLPNARAVRESREGRLVHWLKARYEPLLGRVLPRWRLAAAAGMGLLAAAALALALAGRAFLPEFNEGTLTLSAVTLPGTSLEESNRLGGMVEQLLLKHPEVVATARRTGRAELDEHAQDVNSAEIDVGLRMKDRSKEELLAALRRDFAGIPGLNVTIGQPISHRIDHMLSGTRANVAVKIFGDDLVELRRLGEQVRGAMSTVPGVVDLSLEQQPDIPLLTVRFDRAAIARHGLRIRDVAESIETAFQGTTVSRVLEGQASFDVVVRYDRSALSDLEAIRATLVATPSGARVPLHALAEIRKDRGPSMVTRENVQRKVVVMCNVAGRDLGSVVHDLRAGIEASVEMPRGYHVEYGGQLESAEEAVRTLVLLGVAVIAGIFLLLYLALRSGRDSALVMVNLPLALAGGAAGVYLSGGVLSVASIIGFITLFGIATRNGLMLVSHVQHLVEQEGVTDAETAVRRGALERLSPILMTALATGLGLVPLALAGGQPGSEIETPMAVVILCGLVTSTALNMLVVPALYLRFGSVRRTLMATAEGRAREPRGDGAS
- a CDS encoding efflux RND transporter periplasmic adaptor subunit; the protein is MTRTLLALALLGALASCRERPGGGDDHDHAPRAAGHGDHAPAERPGRSITHFGERTELFVEFPVLVRGEESRFAAHLNDLERFRPLEKGRVEVVLSGGGAPDERFAATDPSPAGIFRPVVKPAHAAKRRLALTVEGAGVTDRHDLGEVQVFVTVAEAAGAGEEEEAPGLVPYLKEQQWRTEFATAPAAEAELRPSVLANGTLRARPDGESRIAAPVAGRLVAAGGGFPFVGRQVRAGEVLAALAPRVGGDADPASLELAVTQARLDLELARKDLARLEELASAEAVPERRVQDARRAVAEGEARLAAGQARKARFEGSAGGGAGRIMLRSTIAGTVALIGASPGTLVEEGREVIHVVDLDRLWLEVQIPEADVGRIGKPTGAWFEVEGFAAPFEVAPERGGRVIGFGGVIDPQTRTAPLVLELPNAGRDLRVGMFARVHVLTGPPVKAVAVPASAVVDDGSEQVVFVEVSGERFERRPVRLGLRDGERVQVLAGVQPGERVVSRGAYQVRLAASSGAIPQHGHVH
- a CDS encoding TolC family protein, coding for MPEKPTVARFFLVAVIALASRAAADGAPSPLDEQDAVRRALSRPALVEELGARVDLARADEIAARRWPNPEATWSHEEVRPDGPAAREDVAVLSQRFDLSGRRGLRGDAAARRVEAAGAEAALLRLDVEAEARRAFAHALASERRVGILRAAVERLEGVAAAVGRRAASGDVAGYDRRRVERERLTALGRLDVEEGALARARARLAALIGATDPSALALTGDLAPTSPPPLATLAERLPSRPDLRALALEARAGELEARAAGRWLIPEVELGGGVKTVEAGAGRDSGFAAAITVPIPLFARGQDERLRGDARARAARGRLSLALDAARADVAGLHAEATRLAGAAGRYRESGAADSAALLRIAEAAYRGGEVGVLELIDGYRAALDADLSLVELEWAARRARIDLDRTSGGAPR
- a CDS encoding M56 family metallopeptidase, which translates into the protein MTGLLRLAALNGVALLGFGVLVAAAAALAQRIVATRTRALPPPFRSRVLLAWAAAPATAATALLALALWPSLGAVLGLAVDHCPAHAGHVHLCLHHLPARGPWLAGALGLGGFAAVAGAALVRALRTAALAARLAGAASLELPSGAGVVESRRAFALTAGWFRPRVLVSTALLERLSPAQVEIVVAHERAHAERRDALAVTIARVLSLAHLPSVRRQVLFDLALACEQACDEAAARACGDRVLVAETILAAERAAGSSHPLAAPGLAFGGAEVGSRVESLLGAPVDGAAPRYLPWILLAAAAALAGAAPHVHHWTETLLDHLPH
- a CDS encoding BlaI/MecI/CopY family transcriptional regulator, coding for MTRPPLPRLGELETAVLEHVWAAGSCDVKAVHRTLGSRRGITLNTVQSTMERLFRKGLLAREKVSHAYVYSPCHSREELGARVVEEVVSRLLQGEAVPVLEAFVDLAERTDAANLDRLERLIADRKKARR
- a CDS encoding RNA polymerase sigma factor — protein: MQPKETEPRLDEVEDRALAERAERVLLAHRPRFLASLARRAGDREQAEDVLQAAYARAIEKGVPDDEDEGIVAWFHGVLRNAWIDEVRRRGAERRALERHGRESGDALDVELEDAICACVGELVSTLRPEYGEILRAVDLDGRSVADVARASGITPNNAGVRLHRARRALRRQLVRSCGACAEHGCLDCGCHGARPRVALAPRA
- a CDS encoding heavy metal translocating P-type ATPase, which gives rise to MRATEQPVHVHPAAEGGAERVRDPVCGMWVDPAAPRGGSAEHAGRTHHFCSPRCLARFRDDPAAFTEREPALRPVPPPAPGAEYVCPMHPEVVRDAPGDCPRCGMALEPRTPSLEQGPDPELVSMTRRLWASVPLALAVVALAMSGTLPGDPLGRIVPPRWNAWLQLALAAPVVLWAGGPLLARGWASVVNRHLNMFTLIALGTLAAFGFSAVGTIFPGALPDGFAGHDGRVHLYFEAAAAITALVLLGQVLELRARHATSGAIRALLGLAPATARRVGADGREEDVTLDRVAVGDRLRVRPGEKVPVDGAVVEGRSAVDEAMVTGEPIPVEKGPGAKVTGGTLNGTGTLVLRAEHVGRDTLLARIVQRVAEAQRSRAPIQRLADRVSAWFVPLVVAVAVLTALAWGLAGPEPRLAHALVNAVAVLIIACPCALGLATPMSIMVGTGRGALAGVLVRDAAALEVLARVDTLVLDKTGTLTEGKPRLAALEPARGVDAGALLRLAASVERGSEHPLAAAIVGAAGERGLSLSPVRDFASATGQGVTGLVDGARVALGNAALLAARGIDAGPLAARAAALREEGHTVLFVAMDGEAAGLVAVADPVKPTTPEALAALRAEGLRLVMLTGDGRATAEAVARRLGVSEVEADVVPEQKAEVVRRLRAAGAVVAMAGDGVNDAPALAEADVGIAMGTGTDVAMESAGVTLVKGDLRGLVRARRLSRATIANIRQNLFFAFVYNAVGVPVAAGALYPIFGLLLSPMLASAAMSFSSASVIANALRLRRVRL